Part of the Lotus japonicus ecotype B-129 chromosome 6, LjGifu_v1.2 genome, GCAGCCTCAAAATGCCAAAATCGAAACGGAATAAACAAGGTTTGTGTGTTTCAATTCTCTGAACATGAATCGCTAACCAATTTTGATTTGTAGCACAGAAAAAACTAAGAGAAtgatgtttttgttgttgttgcagtTACACTATCGAAGACGAAGAAGAAGGGAAGAGAACACAAAGAGGTAATAGTGAACGCGATTAGAGATGCAGCTGAAAAGTACAGTTCGTTGTACGTGTTCTCCTTCGAGAACATGAGGAATCTCAAATTCAAGGAGTTCAGGGACCAATTGAAATCGAGTAGCAGATTCTTCCTTGGTTCCAACAAAGTCATGCAGGTCGCTCTTGGTCGTTCTGCTTCTGATGAGATCAAACCTCGCCTGTATAAGGTTTCAAAGGTTGTTACATGTTACCTACCCAACaaattgttttttgttttaattaattttttacttaTGATATTCTGTTGGTTTTTTCTCTTTTAGTTGCTTCGCGGAGATTCTGGCATGTTTTTTACCAATTTGTCTAAAGAAGAAGTTGAAAGGTAATCTTTGCAAAACTAgtattttgtagttttattggTGATTTTTGGTTATGCAGTGCTATTCCTTTGCAGTTTAAATGGACTTGAAATTTAGTTATGCTCAGGAATGAGCAAATTTATTATTCAATTGTGCAGCATCTATGTCTTTGTGTTGTGTTATGTGTCTATATCATTGTCTTATTCTTATAGACTATgtgatatgatatatgatattcAATTGTTGTGCTTAACTCAGTAGTTTATTAACATTAATGATATATGTCATTCTAGATGTCCCATTTTCTTCCTCTGACTCCAACTTGATCTTGTTGATGCCATTTGCAGGCTGTTCAATGGATATGAGGAATATGACTTTGCAAGAACAGGAGGCATTGCCACCGAAAAGGTGTTTAATCTAATTCATTTTTAAGTTTTTCTTCCATACAAAGGCCCTGTTGACAGAAACCATACATACATATGGCATGAATTTGAAATCTGTGTATAAAACTCAAACTTCCACTATATGAATGTTTCAGGTGGATCTCCAAGAGGGTCCTTTAGAGCAGTTTACACATGAGATGGAACCTTTTCTCAGGAAGCAAGGGATGCCTGTTCGGTTAAATAAAGGTACATTTTGTGATTATGGTTTAAATTGACCTGCCACCATTGAACATGTATAATTGATGTTGTCAAAATTTACAGGTGTTGTGGAGCTTGTTTCTGATTTTGTTGTTTGTGAAGAGGGAAAGCCCTTGTCACCTGAGGCATCTCGCATACtggttagttttttttattacttaaATGTTTGAAACCCTGAAGTCATGCCACTTTGAGGAAGACTTTACTCGATCACCATTATTTTTCACAGCTAtgtctgaaaaaaaaaacacacacatgGAGTGTGAATGATAGAAAGCTCTTATATTATTCATTTTTCCCCTTCCTTCTTTAACTTTTATGTAGTGAGTGAtaccattgatttttttttcctagaGAGTTTAAAGTGCATCACATTGTTGCTTTTGGTTTTGTTTCTCTTTAAATTTGCAATATTCTTTTCCAACTCTCTGGCCTTAGTCAATTATAACGTGGGTTAGTGATAAGTATGCCTGTCATCTTCACTTATCTCATACCATCATATGTCGATGTAACAACCTACCAGTACAGGTTCAAAGTGTTCGTAATTGACACTAATTATTGTACTGTGATATTAATTTTCTAAAGAGGCTGACACGGACTGTTCTTTGCAGCGTTTGCTGGGAATCAAGATGGCTACATTTCGACTTCACCTGGTTTGCAGGTGGACTCCCGATGATTTTGAACTTTACATTGATGGACCTGGTGATTCAGATGTTGAATGCTCATAGTAACCCTGTTTTGAAACGATGAAGATTACAAGATTCGATGCGGATGTAATTTTTTGCGTAGGAGGCAGCCTTGGTTTGCTCATAGAATGCTATGTAGTGTCTGGCTATTTTCTGATAATGTATTTTTAGTGGATTTTATGAATGTGAGTCTTTCGTGTACTAGGGCAAGTGATCAACTGGGAAGTGGCATGTAGCCTGTCTGTAACTTATGAAAAATTCAAATTGTTATGATtacatttttaatttgtttagcTATTTTTTTTGCTGCTGATATTCGCATCAAATTAATAACCTTCATGCTCCTGGAACTTTCTTtcaatttcattctgaaaaaaatAATGTCTTCGTTAGTTGTGAATTTAGCCAATTTTGTTAGCCTATATTGAAATTGCTGGTATTGGTTTGAGAAGCTGATAGAGTCCAGGGTCTCCAACAATCTGGCAATGTGCCCATGATTGCTGATGGGCCAGTAGGGCCCAAGGCTTGGAAAGTTTATTCTAGAAGAGTCAAGGGTGGCATGACTCATAGTTAGTTAGCCAAGGGGTGACGTGGGGGAAAGAGAGTATCATTCATGTAATCAAAAGGAGTGTGAGGAAAGAGAGGGGGGTATTCTGTTAGAATCATATTGTTAGAGAGCAGATTGCATTGTGCTGCAAATCTGTAGGAGCCTAGCTCTTGTCAGTGAAGAGGAATCCCCTTTCCTCTCCTCTGTAATTCTTCATTCCATATTACTAATTAATACAAGTTCTCCCCTCTTAATTCCTTGCTGTGGTTATTTCTCTGAGTTTATCATTTGGTTCCTAACAatttggtccgacctgccggataCCAAATCGAGGAAGGGCCAGTGAATGCCACCCAGGAAACAGAACAAAGGAGCGAACAAAGAGATGGAGGCGAAAATCGCGACGCTGGAAGCAGAGCTTTATGGAGTCAAGTCGTCTTTGACGTCGATGGAGCGTAACCAGGAGACGCTCATCGCGATGCTGGAGAAATCCATGGGCAAGGCAAGGCTCGATGGAGATTCCTCTGGCGACAACGCAACCCCTGAGAAGGAAACGGATCTGAGATCAGGATCGGGAAAGGGAAGCATGGTCCGACTCACCGGAGACGTGCTTTCTGAGTTTCGACAATCAGCAAAGAAGGTGGAACTTCCTATGTTTGATGGCGATGATCCTGCGGGGTGGATTTCGAGGGCTGAAGTCTACTTCAGAGTCCAAGACACTCCATCGGAGGTGAGAACCAGCCTGGCTCAACTCTGTATGGAAGGCCCAACTATTCATTTTTTCAATTCGCTTCTCAGCGAAGATGAGAATCTGACTTGGGATCGCCTCAAATGCGCGCTACTGGAGCGTTACGGAGGTCAGGGAGACGGCGACATCTACGAGCAGCTCACCGAGCTCCGACAACGGGGCACCGTGGAAGAATACATCACGGCCTTTGAGTACCTGACGGCGCAGATTCCGCGCCTGCCTGAGAAGCAGTTCTTGGGCTACTTCCTTCATGGATTGAAGGGGGAAATCCGGGGACGAGTCCGGAGCATGGTGACGATGGCGGATTTGAGTCGGATGAAGATCTTACAGATCGCGCGAGCTGTAGAGAGGGAGACGATGCACGATAATGGACCGGGTCATGCGCGCTCGACCCGCCCATCCTTTGGAGGCAATCGGGGCCATGGGTCAGGAACCAGTCGGGGCTCCGACTGGGTATTTGTCAAGGGAAACAAGGAGGTCAATAATGGATCGGGCTACAATAACCCGCGTTCCGGAGGTAATGGGCCTCGAGGGGACAAATCAGCCCAACCAGAGAAAAAGCGTCCAAATCCAAAGGATAGAGGTTTTACCCACCTCTCTTACAATGAACTCATGGAGCGAAGGCAGAAAGGTCTGTGTTTCAAGTGCGGGGGAGCTTTCCATCCTATGCACCAGTGTCCTGACAAGCAATTGCGGGTTTTGATCATggaggatgaagaagattctGAAGGAGGAGGCAACCTGTTAGCAGTCGAAGTcaatgaagaggaagaggtgTCGGATGGTGAGCTGGGATCCATGAGCTTGTTTCAGTTGGGGCAAATGGCAAGGGACAAACCTCAAACTATCAAACTATTGGGATTCATTCAAGGAATCCCAATTGTGATATTGATAGACAGTGGAGCAACACACAATTTCATTAGCACTTCACTGGTTCACAAGTTGGGGAAGGAAATCCTGGACACACCTTCTTTGAGGATCACCTTGGGTGATGGGTCTCGAGCAAGGACTCAAGGGAAGTGCCAGGGCTTGATGTTGGTCGTTGGGGATCACCCCTTATGTGTTGATGCACAACTCTTTGAGCTGGGAAATGTGGACATGGTGTTGGGCATTGAGTGGCTCAGGACCTTGGGAGATATGATAGTCAACtgggaaaaaaagaaaatgagtttCTGGTCAGGGCATAAGTGGGTCACATTCCAGGGACATGACGAACAAGATGGTCTGCTAGTGGCCCTTCAGACTATGATGAGTAGGTCTGAATTCGCAGGGTACTTAGGTAAAGAAAGAGTTTACCTGGAGCAAGTTAATAGTGGGGTGACAAGGGACCAACAGGCTGAGTTGGAGGAAATTCTGGACAAGTACTCAGTGATCTTCCAAGACCCCAAGGGATTACCCCCAAAAAGAAACAAGCAGCATGCTATCACACTCAAAAAGGGAGAAGGACCTGTGAATGTAAGACCCTATAGATACCCTCACCACCAAAAAAATGAGATTGAGAGCCAAGTTGAAGAGTTGTTAGAAGGTGGAGTTATAAGGCATAGTACTAGTGCTTTCTCTAGTCCTGTGATCTTGGTGAGGAAGAAGGACCAAAGCTGGAGAATGTGTGTGGACTACAGGGCATTGAACAAAGCTACCATACCTGACAAATTTCCAATCCCCATCATAGAGGAATTGCTGGATGAACTTAATGGAGCTAAGTATTTCTCCAAGCTAGACCTTAAATCTGGTTACCACCAAGTAAGAGTTAAAGAGGAAGATGTACACAAGACTGCCTTTAGGACACATGAGGGCCATTACGAGTAtttggtcatgccatttggccTCATGAATGCCCCATCCACTTTTCAAAGCCTCATGAATGAGATTTTCAGAA contains:
- the LOC130726133 gene encoding uncharacterized protein LOC130726133, which encodes MPKSKRNKQVTLSKTKKKGREHKEVIVNAIRDAAEKYSSLYVFSFENMRNLKFKEFRDQLKSSSRFFLGSNKVMQVALGRSASDEIKPRLYKVSKLLRGDSGMFFTNLSKEEVERLFNGYEEYDFARTGGIATEKVDLQEGPLEQFTHEMEPFLRKQGMPVRLNKGVVELVSDFVVCEEGKPLSPEASRILRLLGIKMATFRLHLVCRWTPDDFELYIDGPGDSDVECS